From Sporosarcina sp. Marseille-Q4943, the proteins below share one genomic window:
- the nadX gene encoding aspartate dehydrogenase: protein MTIIIVTCILSIKAKGLIPIKIGLIGKGNLGTYLLKKINKVQVLPNTKITSILDEREKARVELPSLAAEYGCEAFRDINSFLQSDIDIVVECSNIDVAKSYALKTIEKKNLMIISIGAFADPSFVERIERAAQESGRRIYLPSGAIGGLDALKAAKLAGGLDSVTLTTRKPAHSLTTDQISAEQTLFEGSARDAIEQFPKNANVAIVLSLAGIGVEKTRVRIIADPNVTQNIHHIEASGSFGEFDMTIKNNPSPDNPKTSHITGASILAALANINNAVVVGS from the coding sequence CTGACAATAATAATTGTAACCTGTATACTATCCATAAAAGCGAAAGGACTGATCCCCATAAAAATAGGTCTAATCGGTAAAGGAAATTTAGGTACATATCTCCTTAAAAAGATAAACAAAGTACAAGTCCTACCAAACACTAAAATCACGTCAATCTTAGACGAGCGAGAGAAAGCTAGAGTTGAATTGCCTTCATTGGCTGCAGAATATGGATGCGAAGCATTCCGTGACATCAATTCATTCTTGCAATCTGACATCGATATTGTAGTCGAATGCTCAAACATTGATGTTGCCAAATCGTATGCACTCAAAACCATCGAAAAGAAGAATCTAATGATTATCAGTATAGGTGCGTTCGCCGATCCATCCTTTGTTGAACGTATAGAAAGGGCGGCACAAGAAAGCGGACGCCGAATCTACTTACCGTCCGGTGCAATAGGCGGATTGGATGCCCTGAAGGCGGCCAAGTTGGCTGGCGGACTTGATTCTGTCACACTGACGACCAGAAAACCCGCCCATTCTCTAACCACAGACCAAATTTCTGCGGAGCAAACATTGTTCGAAGGCTCAGCCCGTGACGCGATTGAACAATTCCCTAAAAATGCGAATGTCGCAATCGTGTTATCGTTAGCTGGTATTGGCGTAGAGAAGACGCGTGTACGTATCATTGCCGATCCGAATGTTACGCAAAACATTCATCATATCGAAGCAAGCGGCTCTTTTGGCGAATTTGATATGACAATAAAAAACAATCCGTCTCCGGATAATCCGAAGACGAGTCATATAACGGGAGCCAGCATATTGGCGGCGCTTGCGAACATCAACAATGCAGTAGTAGTAGGTTCATAG
- a CDS encoding DUF2935 domain-containing protein, with protein MDNSFQEEAYKELRFWLQILGDHSRFIHDSLAPGQTAWIDTATAFIDRFDKLLDRSKQSLNQTELLSLASLSKTESEASRELKLAILKEQLVGNIKISLPPPFVNHMVNEVEEAIRILSYLEKGESPPPVHPLHHDLLWLLDAAGHAGAIDANLDRVEKQLKKKSRKFVKDWEAFYLKAVELAGFLRTNVSRFPALDKFHNDVYLEMMIFKTFLGELEEMGLKKETLGVFTPLMADHMAREECYYLMKLAESAGTPDPDCNPAKERVQE; from the coding sequence TTGGATAATTCATTCCAAGAAGAAGCTTATAAAGAGCTGCGTTTTTGGCTGCAAATATTAGGCGATCATAGCCGCTTCATTCACGATTCACTTGCTCCTGGGCAGACTGCTTGGATTGACACTGCCACAGCTTTCATTGATCGGTTCGATAAACTATTGGACCGATCGAAACAATCGCTGAATCAAACCGAATTGCTGTCATTGGCCAGTCTTTCTAAAACGGAGAGTGAAGCAAGCCGGGAATTGAAACTCGCCATTCTTAAAGAGCAATTGGTCGGCAACATCAAAATTTCATTGCCACCCCCATTCGTTAATCATATGGTTAATGAAGTTGAAGAAGCGATCCGCATCCTTTCCTACTTGGAAAAGGGCGAATCGCCTCCCCCGGTTCATCCGCTTCACCATGATCTGTTATGGCTGCTTGATGCGGCAGGCCACGCCGGAGCAATTGACGCGAACTTGGACCGCGTGGAAAAACAGCTGAAGAAGAAAAGTAGGAAATTCGTAAAAGATTGGGAAGCATTCTACTTGAAGGCGGTTGAGCTGGCCGGATTTTTGCGGACGAACGTGTCGAGATTTCCCGCCCTGGATAAGTTCCATAACGACGTTTACTTGGAGATGATGATTTTCAAAACGTTCTTGGGTGAACTTGAGGAAATGGGATTAAAAAAAGAGACGTTAGGAGTTTTCACCCCACTGATGGCCGATCATATGGCACGCGAGGAATGCTACTATTTAATGAAACTCGCAGAGTCGGCAGGTACGCCCGACCCTGATTGCAACCCGGCAAAAGAAAGAGTGCAGGAGTAA
- a CDS encoding methyl-accepting chemotaxis protein has product MVRQVVEQVTDDHVVKALEKNLAIIRYGLDHKIAYVNEIFANAMGYTKDELIGVRHEDLCFKEYVRSVKYDKFWRELLRGISQHGKIEMKDKNGEKVWLEATYMPVFSHDGRKVISISKVASNITKRQASITSVVEELSRMSEGLTERADIGIERSKELLAIIEDIAAISHDNTKTLGNLQLHAESIQHIVKTIREIAAQTNLLALNAAIEAARAGEHGRGFDVVAKEVRKLSANVEKSIVEVREGVEAITTEIKNISKGTTLAQENVDRCQKRIEVAMEDFLAIASSASELDNQSKKVSSII; this is encoded by the coding sequence ATGGTGAGACAGGTGGTTGAGCAAGTAACGGACGATCATGTTGTGAAGGCGCTTGAAAAGAACCTTGCAATCATCAGGTATGGTTTGGATCATAAAATTGCATATGTGAATGAAATATTTGCGAACGCAATGGGGTACACGAAAGATGAACTGATCGGCGTCCGCCATGAAGATCTTTGTTTCAAAGAATATGTGAGAAGCGTCAAATACGACAAGTTTTGGCGGGAGCTGCTTCGGGGCATTAGCCAACATGGGAAAATTGAAATGAAGGATAAGAATGGCGAGAAAGTTTGGCTCGAGGCAACGTATATGCCGGTATTCAGTCACGATGGCAGAAAGGTGATCAGCATTTCCAAGGTCGCTTCGAACATTACGAAACGGCAAGCTTCCATCACTTCGGTTGTCGAAGAATTGAGTCGGATGTCAGAAGGGTTGACCGAGCGTGCGGATATCGGGATTGAACGGAGCAAGGAATTATTGGCAATCATCGAAGATATCGCGGCAATCTCACATGACAATACGAAAACACTCGGGAATTTGCAGCTGCACGCAGAAAGCATTCAACATATCGTGAAGACGATAAGGGAAATTGCGGCTCAAACGAATTTGCTAGCTTTGAATGCGGCGATTGAAGCAGCGCGGGCAGGAGAACATGGGAGAGGCTTTGACGTCGTCGCGAAAGAGGTCCGCAAATTATCGGCAAACGTGGAAAAGTCGATCGTGGAGGTCCGCGAAGGGGTCGAAGCGATTACGACGGAAATAAAAAACATTTCCAAAGGGACGACGTTGGCACAGGAAAACGTTGATCGTTGTCAGAAACGGATCGAAGTGGCAATGGAAGATTTCCTTGCGATTGCTTCATCCGCATCCGAATTGGACAATCAATCGAAGAAAGTGTCGAGTATCATATGA